A section of the Humulus lupulus chromosome 2, drHumLupu1.1, whole genome shotgun sequence genome encodes:
- the LOC133814150 gene encoding uncharacterized protein LOC133814150 — protein sequence MDMFREGRSTTRPPMLEGANYPYWKTKMRAYLKSVDERVWMTVSEGWTPPTEKVGDVDIAKATSKWTTEEIEKANFNSKALNAIFNAVSTNQMKVVANCEISKEAWDKLKIKNEGTSAVKKSRLRSLAREFENLNMDEEDSIADFHAKLCDISNESYALGETYSNDKLVRKVLGSLPRRFKAKLTSIEEVHDVEDMDLDELIGSLQNYELTLKRWSKGKKGKDKETEKTGGSLAFVLKETCDQQGETFDTLTEEKVALLTRNYAKFLRKNMRKNSFNNKENIFKKNFSTNQKTSQTQDNKNRGIQCRECDGYGHIQAECANTQKRKKKALVITWSDSEEEKDGSCSEFSDHEKNVIAFLAKEEEVENEAGDNESSCSEADSLDEQTAYEQMYQQWLTMVQKVKLLEERNSSLNMTNSKLEAEIKHLTEELEKKEEKLYAVQADLIRAKQSLESIPPGTAALNHQLHLQKPYGDRTSIGYKLLYKKGDNLTIGDSLGSTAADKTHTVLDDSGSQRNRSNITKSPNEQKQKFIPICHFCNRRGHIRPRCYLLQSYLRNLVGSQVSSSRSSLAERKEYKEVWRPKLTGSSQEDKGISVLVAHTSLSDFKDDQWYFDSGCSKHMTGNKLLLNNYKEGTEGQVTFGDGNKGAILGRGDLVLKNLPVVKDVLYVKGLKANLLSISQLCDDHYTVNFSKSTCLVKSTDGCSVLSGTRSNDNCYMLDNTEVCSRVTLDKSDLWHYRLGHLNYRDLRKLVKLKAVRGVPDFKVSRERVCGPCQQGKQVRSSHPPIKMLLTNRALELLHIDLMGPMQTESLNGKRYVMVCVDDFTRYTWVQFIREKSDTFGVFSALCLRLQNEKVLKIAKVFRLRSDHGKEFENALFAEFCDHMGIAHEFSAPKTPQQNGVVERKNRTLQEMARVMLNAKGISQRFWAEAVNTACYICNCVHLRTGTTQTAYELWKGKTPNLNYLKIFGCTCYILNDRDYLGKFDSKSDKGMFLGYSPNSRAYRVFNK from the coding sequence ATGGATATGTTTAGAGAAGGCAGATCTACCACCAGACCTCCCATGCTTGAAGGGGctaactatccttattggaaaaCAAAGATGAGAGCTTATCTTAAGTCTGTTGACGAACGAGTTTGGATGACTGTTTCTGAGGGATGGACTCCCCCAACTGAGAAAGTGGGAGATGTTGACATAGCTAAGGCTACCAGCAAGTGGACGACGGAAGAAATTGAGAAGGCCAATTTTAACTCTAAAGCTCTCAATGCTATTTTCAATGCTGTTTCCACTAATCAGATGAAAGTGGTTGCCAATTGTGAGATTTCTAAGGAAGCATGGGATAAGTTGAAGATTAAGAATGAGGGTACTTCAGCTGTCAAGAAGTCGAGACTGAGATCTTTAGCCAGAGAATTCGAAAATCTTAACATGGATGAAGAAGATTCGATTGCTGATTTTCATGCTAAGTTGTGTGATATTTCGAATGAGTCCTATGCTCTGGGAGAGACCTACTCAAACGATAAGCTTGTAAGGAAGGTTCTTGGGTCTCTTCCAAGAAGATTCAAAGCCAAACTCACATCTATTGAGGAAGTGCATGATGTTGAAGATATGGACCTGGATGAACTGATTGGTTCCCTGCAGAATTATGAATTAACCCTAAAGAGATGGAGTAAAGGTAAGAAAGGAAAAGACAAGGAGACTGAGAAGACTGGAGGTAGCCTGGCCTTTGTGTTAAAGGAAACTTGTGACCAACAAGGAGAAACGTTTGATACTTTAACAGAAGAGAAAGTTGCTCTCCTTACTAGGAATTATGCAAAGTTTTTAAGAAAGAATATGAGGAAGAATTCTTTTAACAACAAAGAGAATATCTTCAAGAAGAATTTTTCTACGAATCAGAAGACTAGTCAGACTCAAGACAACAAGAATAGGGGGATTCAGTGTAGAGAATGTGATGGGTATGGGCACATACAGGCTGAATGTGCTAACACtcagaaaaggaagaagaaggcccTTGTTATTACGTGGAGTGACAGTGAAGAAGAGAAAGATGGGAGTTGCAGTGAGTTTTCAGatcatgagaaaaatgtcatTGCTTTTCTGGCTAAAGAAGAGGAAGTTGAAAATGAAGCTGGGGATAATGAGAGCAGCTGCTCTGAAGCTGATAGTCTTGATGAGCAAACTGCTTATGAGCAAATGTATCAACAGTGGCTGACTATGGTTCAAAAAGTTAAACTCCTTGAAGAAAGAAATTCCTCTCTTAATATGACCAACTCCAAGCTTGAAGCTGAGATAAAACACTTGACCGAAGAactagaaaagaaggaagagaagttGTATGCTGTTCAAGCTGATCTCATTCGAGCCAAACAATCATTGGAATCAATTCCTCCAGGAACAGCAGCCTTAAATCATCAGCTTCATCTACAGAAACCCTATGGAGACAGGACATCTATTGGTTATAAGCTGTTATACAAAAAGGGAGACAACCTTACCATTGGTGATTCTCTTGGCTCAACTGCTGCAGACAAAACTCACACTGTTCTTGATGATTCTGGCAGTCAGAGGAATAGATCTAACATCACAAAATCTCCTAATGAACAGAAGCAGAAGTTCATTCCTATTTGTCATTTCTGTAATCGTCGAGGACATATTAGGCCAAGATGTTATCTGCTTCAATCTTACCTTAGGAACTTGGTTGGGAGTCAAGTTAGTTCATCTAGATCATCTCTTGCTGAAAGAAAAGAGTATAAGGAGGTTTGGAGACCAAAGCTAACGGGAAGCTCTCAGGAAGATAAAGGTATTTCTGTTCTTGTAGCTCATACATCTCTTTCTGATTTTAAGGATGATCAGTGGTACTTTGATAGCGGGTGTTCCAAGCACATGACTGGAAACAAACTGCTGCTGAATAACTACAAAGAAGGTACGGAAGGTCAGGTCACGTTTGGAGATGGTAACAAGGGAGCAATTCTTGGGAGAGGAGATCTTGTGCTTAAAAATCTTCCTGTGGTCAAAGATGTGCTTTATGTTAAGGGACTGAAAGCAAATCTGTTGAGCATAAGTCAGCTGTGTGATGATCACTATACAGTGAATTTTTCCAAGTCCACATGTCTTGTAAAGTCTACTGATGGGTGTTCTGTCTTGTCTGGAACAAGGTCTAATGATAACTGCTACATGCTGGACAATACTGAAGTGTGCTCTAGAGTTACATTAGATAAGTCTGACTTATGGCATTATAGACTTGGTCATCTGAACTACAGAGATTTAAGGAAGTTGGTCAAACTTAAAGCAGTGAGAGGAGTTCCTGATTTCAAAGTTAGCAGAGAACGTGTGTGTGGTCCTTGCCAGCAAGGCAAACAAGTGAGATCTTCTCATCCTCCTATTAAGATGCTTCTCACAAATAGAGCTCTTGAGTTGTTACACATTGATTTGATGGGTCCTATGCAGACAGAGAGTCTCAATGGAAAAAGGTATGTGATGGTGTGTGTTGATGACTTCACTAGATATACCTGGGTTCAGTTCATTCGAGAGAAGTCAGATACCTTCGGAGTGTTTTCTGCCTTGTGCTTAAGGCTTCAGAATGAAAAAGTCTTAAAGATAGCTAAAGTGTTTAGACTCAGGAGCGACCATGGCAAAGAATTTGAAAATGCTTTATTCGCTGAATTTTGTGATCACATGGGCATTGCTCATGAATTCTCTGCTCCAAAAACTCCACAGCAAAATGGCGTTGTAGAACGCAAGAACAgaactcttcaagaaatggcaaGAGTTATGCTGAATGCCAAAGGGATTTCTCAAAGATTTTGGGCAGAAGCTGTTAACACTGCGTGCTACATATGTAATTGTGTGCATCTCAGAACTGGAACTACTCAAACAGCttatgaattatggaaaggtaaAACTCCTAATCTGAATTACTTGAAGATTTTTGGCTGTACCTGCTATATTTTGAATGATAGAGACTATCTTGGAAAATTTGACTCCAAGAGTGACAAAGGTATGTTTCTTGGATATTCTCCTAATAGTCGTGCTTATCGTGTGTTTAATAAATGA